From Eriocheir sinensis breed Jianghai 21 chromosome 37, ASM2467909v1, whole genome shotgun sequence, one genomic window encodes:
- the LOC127008250 gene encoding innexin unc-9-like, which translates to MSFLLHFSNYLIGGNVPIDDGVDKLNRKYTILILICLSLPLVTKQFAGDPIECFTPTYFTEPQSRYVNSYCWTASTYYIIPIDETAREQVTRVHSVNFDDEGGSTSIKGERIKVNYYQWAPIILLVEAGLFYVPFAIWNSTAKNSGIKVGRLLKKVSVISQYTPGHPDRDALIAEFLDQFNTLMGVSKCCPGTVCKFDCNLACGGNPSSSLFILYMVVKIMYVFNILMQYFLLTVFLGKGYLFHGIEVVEKLINKKEWWTSPRFPLQTLCQVLAAQQGSLRTYTCQCVLPINLFNEKIFSFIWFFFAILLPVTIYSALIWVWRTFTCSRIAFVHYYLWRTRRVGKEDLYNNARKMAVQYLGWDGCLVLRLIEMNHGGTILTILTERLWEFYEGMERAQQDGGDPEAYLNQRPPIFACGPYPPPGPSTVTPTPTGPYGFYGKHFLPGTPGAYPGYMWNHQDMATPGYSSYPRIRGKIR; encoded by the coding sequence ATGTCGTTCCTACTTCACTTCAGTAACTACCTAATTGGGGGAAATGTGCCAATTGATGATGGGGTGGACAAACTCAACCGCAAATAcaccatcctcatcctcatctgcTTGTCGCTACCTCTCGTCACCAAGCAGTTCGCCGGTGACCCTATCGAGTGCTTCACGCCTACCTACTTCACGGAGCCCCAGTCCAGATATGTGAACTCGTATTGTTGGACAGCGAGTACCTATTACATAATCCCTATAGATGAAACAGCGAGGGAACAAGTGACACGGGTGCATAGTGTGAATTTTGACGATGAAGGGGGGTCCACTTCGATCAAAGGAGAGAGGATTAAAGTGAATTACTACCAGTGGGCGCCTATTATCTTACTGGTGGAGGCTGGGTTGTTCTACGTCCCCTTTGCCATCTGGAACTCTACAGCCAAGAACTCCGGTATCAAAGTCGGAAGGCTGCTGAAAAAGGTGTCAGTGATCTCGCAGTATACGCCGGGGCACCCAGATCGAGACGCCCTCATTGCGGAGTTTCTAGACCAGTTTAACACACTCATGGGGGTGTCCAAGTGTTGTCCGGGGACGGTGTGTAAGTTCGACTGTAACCTGGCGTGTGGCGGCAACCCCTCGTCGTCCTTGTTCATCCTGTACATGGTGGTAAAGATCATGTACGTGTTCAACATCCTGATGCAGTACTTCCTCCTGACGGTGTTTCTGGGCAAGGGGTACCTATTCCACGGCATCGAGGTGGTGGAGAAGCTCATCAACAAGAAGGAGTGGTGGACGTCGCCCCGCTTCCCGCTGCAGACGCTATGCCAGGTGTTAGCGGCCCAGCAGGGGTCTCTCCGCACGTACACCTGCCAGTGCGTGCTGCCCATCAACCTGTTCAACGAGAAGATCTTTTCGTTCATCTGGTTCTTCTTCGCCATTTTGCTGCCCGTCACCATCTACAGTGCCCTCATCTGGGTGTGGCGCACCTTCACCTGTTCTCGCATCGCCTTCGTGCACTACTACCTGTGGAGGACGCGGCGTGTCGGCAAGGAGGACCTGTACAACAACGCACGCAAAATGGCCGTGCAGTACCTGGGGTGGGACGGGTGTCTGGTGCTGCGTCTGATTGAGATGAACCACGGCGGGACCATCCTCACCATCCTGACTGAACGCCTCTGGGAGTTCTACGAGGGCATGGAGCGTGCCCAGCAGGACGGTGGGGACCCCGAGGCATACCTCAATCAGAGGCCGCCCATCTTCGCCTGCGGACCCTACCCTCCCCCGGGCCCTAGCACCGTCACGCCCACCCCCACAGGCCCCTACGGGTTCTATGGGAAGCACTTCCTTCCTGGCACACCCGGGGCCTATCCTGGGTACATGTGGAATCACCAGGACATGGCTACCCCGGGCTACTCCTCCTACCCACGGATAAGGGGCAAGATTAGGTAA